One window of the Nitrospinaceae bacterium genome contains the following:
- a CDS encoding pyruvate ferredoxin oxidoreductase: protein MATAVDKGAGVELLTGSEVMAHICRLADVDVLTAYPIRPYDTVMQFVSRMIANGEFDADYIPAESEHGQFEVVKHASACGARVFTGSSGVGWLYAMEPLAVTAGLRLPMVALVGCRALDDPGAFGTEHNDALLVRDLGWMINFPDTPQESVEMGLMAYRVAEDPRVFLPCAIAMDGAFLTHSQATVTVPSQEQVNEFLPPYDRGDLLLHPDNPITIAPQANEDWLMEVRRQSSEASKNAYTVLKEVHKDYCRIFGADVDPFLEEYMTDDADVVLVGMGTMSLPVKVAIREMRKDGIKVGMVRLKWVRPFPTNELRDSLSRFKAVGVIDRDYSFGSPHDGGILFNEVKAALYGADNQPFMKGFVCGLGGREVLLEDVRSMTDQVLATIKSGKPDNEVTWMGVR, encoded by the coding sequence ATGGCAACAGCCGTAGACAAGGGCGCGGGAGTCGAGCTTCTTACGGGAAGCGAGGTGATGGCCCACATCTGCCGTCTGGCCGATGTGGATGTCCTCACCGCCTACCCGATTCGCCCCTATGACACAGTAATGCAGTTCGTCTCGCGCATGATCGCCAATGGCGAGTTTGACGCAGACTATATTCCGGCCGAGAGCGAACACGGCCAATTTGAAGTCGTGAAGCACGCCTCGGCTTGCGGTGCGCGCGTGTTCACCGGATCGAGCGGCGTGGGCTGGCTCTATGCGATGGAGCCTCTTGCCGTGACCGCTGGCCTCCGTCTTCCGATGGTGGCACTGGTCGGCTGCCGTGCGCTGGACGATCCCGGCGCATTCGGCACCGAGCACAACGACGCGCTTTTGGTGCGTGACCTGGGCTGGATGATTAATTTCCCGGACACGCCGCAGGAGTCGGTCGAGATGGGTCTCATGGCCTATCGCGTCGCCGAGGACCCGAGGGTGTTTCTGCCTTGTGCAATCGCGATGGACGGTGCCTTCCTGACCCACAGCCAGGCCACGGTCACCGTGCCGAGCCAGGAGCAGGTCAACGAGTTCCTGCCACCCTACGACAGGGGCGATCTCCTTCTCCATCCGGACAACCCCATTACCATCGCCCCTCAGGCGAACGAAGATTGGTTGATGGAAGTGCGTCGCCAGAGCAGCGAGGCTTCAAAGAACGCCTACACGGTGCTCAAAGAGGTTCACAAGGACTACTGCCGTATCTTCGGAGCCGATGTCGATCCCTTCCTCGAGGAGTACATGACGGATGATGCTGATGTCGTTCTCGTTGGCATGGGGACGATGAGCCTGCCGGTGAAGGTGGCCATCCGTGAAATGCGCAAGGACGGCATCAAAGTGGGAATGGTTCGCCTCAAGTGGGTGCGCCCGTTCCCGACAAACGAGCTTCGGGACTCGCTCTCACGCTTCAAGGCTGTGGGGGTTATCGATCGCGACTACTCCTTTGGCTCGCCGCATGATGGCGGTATTTTGTTCAACGAAGTGAAGGCGGCGCTCTATGGCGCCGACAATCAGCCGTTCATGAAGGGATTTGTCTGCGGCCTCGGCGGCAGGGAAGTTCTTCTTGAGGACGTCAGGAGCATGACCGATCAGGTCCTCGCGACGATTAAGAGCGGAAAACCCGATAACGAAGTTACCTGGATGGGGGTGCGATAA